In the Oncorhynchus nerka isolate Pitt River linkage group LG6, Oner_Uvic_2.0, whole genome shotgun sequence genome, ctctcaccattacaacaATAGGGGAGGTTGGGGGGTATGATATTCatgcctctaactttctcactcatcattattcacaattcaatCATGACTTTCTGTAATCACGatagcatccacattaacataGTAGTGTTttgaaacatattatattcttatttacagtaaAAGAGACTacaaaaatgacacaatacaaaattaccattaatttctattgggaacaaaataatctgaaacacaaccaaaacaaacagcaaagcATCCAACCATTTTTAATACGTAttaaaagtgctgtaatttttaaacggttcacccgatatggaaccctcaaattaaagctaacagtctgcactttaacctcatagtaatTGTGTAATTTGAAAAGTGCTGGAGTGCAGAGCCAAAACAGCAAAAAATGTGTCCCTTTCCCTATACTTTTGTAGCTCACTGTATACCTTTCCAGGATACATACATCTCTGTGCCAACGTTGGTGCTTTTATCACAAAGTTGACTATTGATTCTGCATTTTTAGCACATTTTCATACTAGCACGCACAACTAGATATTATATGTAATTCCTCCATATTAACACTGAAATCATGATACATGTTTTGGGTTTGGTAACTAGTTGCTTGACAAAGTCCTATAACTTCAGAAGGATAAAAAAAACGGTTTTGAAATGATGGGCTTTTCGGGTTAAATCATTCTTAAATTATTATTAAGAAATTAAATATATGAACCTCTTGGCTTGCCAGATCTAATGGCCATACTACAGGCTGCTAACTTTGACCTACTACCACGTGCTcatgttttcatgaatttttaaaTCATACAAGATAGTAAAGTAGCCAACAATAGGCGAGATCTTAGTGATGCGGGTTGACTCATAACGCGCATAGCCACGGGTTTAGGGTAATTAAATATTGTGTGGGTGAAGGGCGGTTGGTCATTCTATCGATTTatgacattattctggtgagcaagggtttatGTAGTATTCTAGGGCAAGATATAATGACAGAAGATACGCTGCATGTAACTAGGatatagacaagttgactaacaaatagggTACAAAAATGTCGGAAATTATATGCGTAAACATATCTACAGTAAATCAGGCAACAAAATAAAAACGCACCGCTGTCAAAAAATTATTCCGCcgtctctgactgtagcctacagaGCATTTCATAAATTAGAGGGTTAGGGTCGGGTGcaggcctcagattttcactGTATCACATAGTCAGGCGGTTGCGGATTGGTTAGCAATtgcgggtgaacaaacagctgacccgcgCACCACTAGTAACGTTAGCCTACATATATACATTAATAGCCAAACATTTTCCTGGAAAGAGAACCGTAGACGTCCCCATGCCCAGTGCACGCAGTACCTCCTCCCCTCAGAGCAACGTGACAGGAATCAGGACACCGGATGATAAACAATATGTGCTGCTGGTCCTACATACAATATAGACCTACCGATGAGGTAGCAGCATCGGCTGAGGAAAATTGGTTACATAAATGACATATTCAGAGTAATAATGGCAACAGTTAAACCAGATGACAGACTGACAAGTTCTCAGGGCTTCATGTGCGTTGGTTTTGCGGGAGTTTTCAGTAAAACTGTCACGTCGCCCCTGGAGGTGGTGAAAATCAAGAGTCAAGTGGGCACATTTCACTGTAAAAAAGGCTTTCTCCACAGCTTTCTTGTAGTCTACCAGAAAGAAGGCATACGAGGATTTTGGAAGGGGAACCTCGTCTCCTGTCTCCGCCTGTTTCCTTACAGCGCCGTCCATTTGTCAACATACAAACAGTGAGTGAATAAGCAATTCGGTGTGTTGTTTCTGAGTTATGAAAACGTTAATCTTAGACAAGTAGCTACGTTGCTACTATCTAGCTATAACgttacagctagctagcagtaTAGTTAATTTAATTATCATGCTAGTTGGCTATATTCAACCAGGCTGATACTGTCTTTTGTCCCAAACACCCTACGTCTTTATACTGGGTTGACATATTTGCAAATACATATTATGATTACTTAGGCGTCTTCTGCGGAACTGGTATAGCTAACGTTAGTGCCACACATTTCTATCCAATTCACTTCCGTTGTTTTTAAGATTCTTGTGAGACACGCCTTCTATCATTGTCCAATCAGACTGCTCTTAAAACTCATCCGAGTATGGTGTCACTTCATATCCAAACAAACGCAGAGGTAGTCATGTCTAACTTCTTGACGTTTATGGTTGTTGTACTCCCATTCGACCATGCCATGGTAACTGAGGATATATGGTACATGGTGTTTTCTAATTCTAGCGCTGACAGTAAGACCTCACGCGTCAGTGCATGGGCACATGTAAACACGAACCCTGCCCCGCTCGCCAGGGAAATGTTATGTACATCGTGTTCCAAGAAAAGGGCAGCTCCTCTCCTTTCTTGACTCAAAGTGAATATTTATTAAGTCAAGTTTGCCAGACTTTATGGCTGTTTATTAAATATCAGATGAGATTTACTGCGGCTCTACTTCGACACCCATCTTAATTTTCGGACGTATGGTAGTGGGTTCTCAATGGAGAACATCACTATGAAACATACATTTGAACGGTTCTTGAATTAGATGCTCAGTCTGTTACAGTTATATAACATACAGTTACTTACTACTAGAATTTCTGGCAGAATCTTGAAAAACCTGTAGCCATAATAATGCATATATTCACTGGCTGTACCTGCCTCATGAATAACGTATGCAACGATGAAAGTAAATATATTTTCAGATAGGCTCCTTTTATAAAGATAATTAAGAACCAAAACATTGACCTCTGTGTTCTTGACTTTCCAGGATCGTCCACCTCCATATGGATGAATTGGGCTACGTCTCTCAGTGGAGGGCCATTTTTGCTGGTGGGCTAGCTGGTATAAGTGCAGCGCTGGCCACGTACCCTCTGGAGGTGGCAGAGACCCACCTCATAGCTCAGAACTGCAGAGAGCCTACCTACAGGGGGGTGGTCCATACGCTTTCCAAGATATACCAGACCGAAGGCCTTCGAGCACTCTACAGGGGCTTCTCTCTCACAATCCTCGGTACGCACTTATCTCTGTATACTACAGAAATGTGGAGAAAGATATTCTTAAGAAAAGCCAAACAATGATTTAGTATAACTTGTTGTATCACTCTACATAAAGTTTGTCTAGTCTTCTTACTTGTGAAACACATTTCTTACAGATTATAGGGCTTTCATTGTTGTTTGAAATTTGGAACAGCCAAACAGAGAATATTTATATCATGATGATACGTTTTTCTATGGGGCAGTGTTGACCTAGCTAGTAACTGTGGATCTATTCTGCTACAGGTGCATTTCCCTTCTCTATTGGTTGCTATGCAGTCTACATCAACTTGGACAAGCTGTGGCGGAAGCCCCAATTCCGGTTCACAGCCTTACAGAACTTCATCAATGGCTGCATAGCCGCAGGAGTGGCCCAAACCCTCTCCTACCCCTTTGAAACTGTGAAAAGGAAAATGCAGGTAAGTGCGCTCAACTCATTGGGCCATTATATGAGACACACCCAGTTTGGTAATATCACATCAGTCCATATGGTGGTGCATTTGTACACATTTTTACCGGTACCTTTGACAAGTACATGCAGGCAGTAAAAAACTTGTCCTTACACAGCAAAACACTTGCCCTTGATAAAGTAGCCTACCAGtggatgtgttttttttttctactTTCTAAACAAAATGCAACATACAAGCTTAGAAAATAGCCAAAAAAGATAGTTTAAACTTTCAAAGCGTGACTAAGACTAATAATTAATCTTCATAGACTTTAAACTACAATAACTGACCATAGTTATTGGCACATACCATACATTGGGCTGATGTATGAGTTCATGTCTCCCCTCACATGTCCTTCTCTGTATGTATGAGAGGACACAGGGTTCAATAGGACTTCTATGAAGGACAGAATACTACATCCGTTTTTATCAATTTATTATTAGTGACCACAAGGTGCTGTGGCAGCTGAGAATGTGAATGCTGTTCAGGGTCTGCCTGCGCTATAGAGAATCTCTCTAAATATAGCTGACAGCTATCACACAGTGGACAAAGCACCGTCTCACTCCATAAGACAAACTGCACCTCTCTTTAATTCCCTCTGTCTAGTTTCAGACACACagaattaaaaatatattttgttcatGTTTTGTATAGAAGTATATCAGATTTTTTGGGGGCCTAAACAAGAAGTTCAATTAGAAACGGATGACACAACCCACAAGCAAATATTTTTAAGGAAGCTTAAAGCATGGGTGCAGTTCTTGTTTCTTCAGCCAGCCAGTAACATAGCATTTCCTTAACAAACTCAGCCTGTCGTGACTGGAAGTGTGTTGTCTTTGGGGGATGGTTATTCTCATGGATTAAAGAGCAATTATCGTAAATTCATAaaatcattccattcattccatagtctctctccccacataaaaaatactacagtttactatagaacactatattACTTACTATGGAATTCTAtagtacatttatttatttatttaactaggcaagtcagttaagaacattcttttaagaacattcttatttacaatgacggccaaacccggacgacgctgggccaattgtacgccaccCTATGGTCGGgtgtgatatagcctggaattgaaccagggactgtagtgacacctcttgtactgagatgcagtgccttagaccactgcgccagtACACTGTAGAATACTACACTACACCCTTGTATCCCTCATCATGTAGTGCTTTCGTTAGAATTTTTACATCGATTGGACTGCTAGATAGCTTTGTCGATGCAGAAATTAGAtcaaaacggatttaagttttcctgcattaaaatcaccgaCCACTAGGAGTGCTCCCTTTGGATGAGCTTTTTCTTGTTGACTTACAgccatatatacagttgaaatcagatgtttacatacaccttagccaaatacatttaaactcagtttttcacaattcctgacatttaatcctagtaaaaagtccatgttttaggccagttaggatcaccactttattttaagaatgtgaaatgtcagaataatagtagagagtgatttatttc is a window encoding:
- the slc25a43 gene encoding solute carrier family 25 member 43, which gives rise to MATVKPDDRLTSSQGFMCVGFAGVFSKTVTSPLEVVKIKSQVGTFHCKKGFLHSFLVVYQKEGIRGFWKGNLVSCLRLFPYSAVHLSTYKQIVHLHMDELGYVSQWRAIFAGGLAGISAALATYPLEVAETHLIAQNCREPTYRGVVHTLSKIYQTEGLRALYRGFSLTILGAFPFSIGCYAVYINLDKLWRKPQFRFTALQNFINGCIAAGVAQTLSYPFETVKRKMQAQNPRLPHYGGADIHFTGMLDCFRQVIRNKGILTLWSGITANMVKIVPYFGLLFSCFEMCKQVCLYRNGYIVSPLSYKLAPGVDQSMGPTEVEEVKQYLKNRKFQSQQGSRW